GGATACATGGTCAGCCCTGTGTTCGGCACGGCGTCAAGCGCGCGAACTTGGGGTCGGTCTTCGACTGCTGCGACATCGCGGTCGCTACGGCCTCGCGGGCGCGGGCGCCACGTTCACCGCGCTCTTTGAAGGCTGCCAGCATCACATCGTAGGCGTGCCAGTTGAACCGCGCCTCTTCTCCCTCGAACTCCACTCGGTAGTGCGCCGGCTCGGCCGCACTGGGTGTGCCCTCCTGCCCCGCGATCAGGCCCAGGAACCACCCCATCAACTCCTTGCGCCGCTGGCGCTCGCTCACGTGGGGAAAGGCGACACCCATCTCACGCAGCCGGGCCTCCATCTTCTGCACATGGTCCCGGCTGATGCCGGCGGCTCGCCCCGCCTCCCGTTGGGTGAGCCCCTGCTTGCGGCAGCGGGCCACGAGAGCCAGCACCTCCAACTCCGCACCCGCCGCCTCGGCGACGAACACGAGATCGAGCGCCGCGGCCAGCCCCTGCCGGCGCCCATCGGCGAGAAGCTGCAGCGGTTCGGCCACGGGCTGGCTCGCCACGGCGTGCGCCTGGGCGAGCTCGCCCCGCTCCAGGGCCGCGAAGGCTCGGTTGATCTGCACCGAGCGCGCCGCCGCCACCGGCGACTTGAGCACGCTCGAGAGCTGGTTGCAGCCCTCCTGCGTCACCACCAGCGGAAGCACGCGAGACTTCGATGGTTTTGCGGCCACACTTTGTGGCCGCAAACTCTCCACCTCCTCGGCGGTGAGGCGGAAGGCGAAGTCCTCGGGGAAGCGGGCCGGGTTGCGCTTGATCGCCTGAGAGACATCTTTCGGGCGCACCTCGTAGACTTCGGCGATCTCGTGGGCCAGCATGAAGGGGGGCCGGCCGGGCAGGTGGTGGATGTGGCTGCGGATCTCGATGTCGGTGGTCGTGAGTGCCGTGTTCATCGCATACCTCCGCTCAGCGGCCGCCGTCGAGGGCGGCGTTCAGGGTGTCGGCCAGGCAGTGGAGCAGCATGCCCATGCCTTCGGTGGCGTCGTTGGAGAGGTCGAGCTCGCGGCCCGGGGGGGCCTGGGTGGTGAGCTCGGCGAGAAAGGCCAGCACGCACGCCACCGGCACGATGGCGTCTTCCGGGGGGCGCCCGGGGTCGAGATGGGTGAGCATCGAAGGTCTCCTTATGGCTTTCACGCGGTTTCCGGGCGAAAAAGATCGCCCGAGTGTTGCGTGCGGCGCACAAGAGGCCGCCCCCAGGCCTCGCGACCAGGGGACACTCGGGCGAACCGTGTTCCTCGCCCTGTGGACCAACCC
This portion of the Thermodesulfobacteriota bacterium genome encodes:
- a CDS encoding ORF6N domain-containing protein; amino-acid sequence: MNTALTTTDIEIRSHIHHLPGRPPFMLAHEIAEVYEVRPKDVSQAIKRNPARFPEDFAFRLTAEEVESLRPQSVAAKPSKSRVLPLVVTQEGCNQLSSVLKSPVAAARSVQINRAFAALERGELAQAHAVASQPVAEPLQLLADGRRQGLAAALDLVFVAEAAGAELEVLALVARCRKQGLTQREAGRAAGISRDHVQKMEARLREMGVAFPHVSERQRRKELMGWFLGLIAGQEGTPSAAEPAHYRVEFEGEEARFNWHAYDVMLAAFKERGERGARAREAVATAMSQQSKTDPKFARLTPCRTQG